AAGGACAACAAAGAATTGGGACGAACAATTCCAGTGCATTAACTTTGGCTAAGGAGCCATCAACTAATGTAACACTAGAATTGGAAGGATGGAAATAAGAGAAATTACCTGAAGTTCCAAACATATGATCGGACACACTTGAATCAATAATCTAGGGACGAGAAGAAGATAGACATgtagtggcattacctgtctggaCAAAAGTAGTAGTGTAGGGTGTCGAAGGCTGAGAGAGCTGAAATTGTGTAAACTGTGCATAATCCTCTTCAGACATCTGCACCACCTTACCCTTAGATGATGGAGCAAAAGGATCTATACTTGCAGCAGACTTGGCAAACTGTTGTTGaggtggtttgccatgaagtttccagcaaaAGCATTGGATGTGACTTGGTCGTCCACAATGGTGACATGTCTTTGCAGAACCAGAATTTTCTGAAGTACCTTGTGAACCAGAATTGGGAACCTTTCCCAAACCACTTCCATTACCACGACCACGAGTTCCACCACCACTAGAGCCACTGCTATTCCCACGATTAGAAGCTGCCAGAGTTGAACTATCAACAGTAACAGGTGTAGGatcatgaaaattttcatgGGATACTCGGAGAAACCGTGAGAAAATATTTGCAAGAGAGGCTACCTTATCACCACCAAGAATGTTGGACCGAACAGAATCATACTCCTTTCCAAGacctcccaaaaatcccataacCACGAGCTACTCTCACTGAGTTTGCATCTGGTTTACATCAGAAGTAATAGGAAGCAAAGCATTTGATTCTTCATACATCTTCTTTAAATCAGCAAAATACTGGATCAATGGACGACCCTTTTTATCTGCAAGATAAAATTCCTGTGATAATTCATAAATTCAAGAAACATTATTTTGACCTGAATATAGAAAATTCAGGTCTTCCCATACTTTCTTCACAATGTCTATATGAGTAACTAAATCGACAATTTGATTGTCCATAGAGTTCAACATCTGTCCCAAAATATGTGCATCTACGATGTTCCATGATGCATCATCATCCAGCTTTGTTTGTGTCAAACGCTTTTGTTGATCCCAGTCAACACTAACCGAACTATCTTCTTCGACTGCTGAAAATTACTAACACCTTCCAATTTCTTTTCTGTGATCcggttggaggaagaagatacaaCCTCAGCCACTTGTTAGcagatctgaattagagaatattgcttggatgatcaaagaCTGATCCCAAGCTCTGTATATTTATAATAGAGAATAATGATTACATGGACAGAACTGCCCCTAACATAGCCGACTCTAAAATAGAGTCGGCAGTACATAATGGAAAACACAAAAAGGTAAAAGTCCAGAATAcgcggtattctggcccatacgatccaacactccccctcaagttggtgcatatatgtcacacatgcccaacttgactagaataggatgaaacacttgGCCACTCAGcccctttgtgaacacatcagctaactgatcagtagacttcacaaagggaacacagatgagttCGGCTttaagcttctccttgataaatagctgtcaacctccacatgcttagtacgatcatgctggacagggttatgagcaatgctaatggcagccttattatcacaatacaacgtcatgggaagatggacaacaacaccaatatcttgcaacaatcctctaagccataacaattcacagattccttgtgccattgcacggAACTCTGCTTTAGCATTGGActttgccacaacattctgcttcttactacgccatgtgacaaggtttccacccacaaaggagCAATATCCAGAAATAGATTTTCTATCAGTAGAGCCAGCTCAGTCAACATCAGTGTAAGCTTCAACTTTCaaatgaccattgggagataggagtattccttttcctggagcagacttcaagtatcgcAGGATGCGAAGGAttgcctccatatgagaggaataaggatcatgcataaattggcttgCCAAACTCACAACAATAGATGTCTGGTCTAGTATGAGAGAGGTAGATCAGTTTTCCCACCAATCGCTCATAGCGACCTTTGTCAGCTGGTTCACCCTCTTTCCCCTTGAGTCTCGCAGTAGCTTCCATGGgggtatctgaaggatgacaccgTAACAGCccagtctcagacaatagatctaggGTATATTTCCTtcgagaaagaaagatgccctttgaagatcgagcaacctctatccctagaaaatattttagagctctcagatcctttatttcaaactcagGGCAAGGAGGtgtttcaatttcttgatctcatcaccatcatttccggttaccacaatatcatcaacatagactatgagaatagttaccttatcaccaactcgtttgatgaacagtgtatgatcagcattgctttgcttgtatcccactgaaatcatagccttgtgaaacctgcttcaccaagctctaggtgactgcttcaacccataaagagcacgtttcaatttacagaccttgTCCCTGGTCttatcatcagagaagcctgatggaatatccatatatacctcttcttctagctccccatggaggaaggcattcttcgcatccaactgctgaagaccCCAGCCAAGATTTACGGCACAAAACAATAATACTCTTACAGTATTGAGTTTTGTCACTGGTgcgaaggtctcctgatagtcaactccatatgtttgagtgaagccatttgcaaccagacgtgccttacaTCGATGCACTGTCCCATCTGCCTTCTGATTGACCACTagcacccatttacatcccattggttttttccttggaggaagagccacaagatccgacatattatattttttcaaagctctcatttcttccaacattgctgccttccactttccatctgtagatgcttcctacaaatttttaggaatagaaacagaagaaagagcggatacaaatgcacgaaaggaaggagaaagagaactataagaaacaaaatgagatatgagatgctgagtgcaagtgctagtacctttgcgatgagcaatagttAGGTCGGAAGAAGAAGTCTTTCCAGGAGAAGTAGGATCTAGATCCTGAGTCGGCAACTGCAAAggtattggtgctacagtggattgaagctgcccttttttagaacatcctctTTGATAGGTGataatgttggagttgtcaattctcttctgaaattcaccaatggttctctggacaggagtcagctccccctgaataggaacatcaccaCTACTATTTTCCATGATCTCCCACTGTATGGAATTCCCTTCGGATGAAGGTGCAGCAGCTAAAGGGGGCTGAGCAGCAGttaaaggaggctgggcagcagctaaAGGGGGCTGAGCAGCAAttaaaggaggctgggcagcagctaaaggaggttgggcagcagTACCCTCTTCACAAGGAGCGGATAAAAGAGGAGGAACCTCAATGGTCAACACATACtacccctgaagaggtggtgaagaataataagaaaggttttcatgaaaaatgacatccatactaaccagagtacgacgggaagggggatggtaacacttataatcCTTCTGGGTtggaaaataacccaaaaaaatgcaccgtaacccacggggttcaagtttgcgaggagattttgtatctctagcataacacacacagccAAACTCTTTGGGtgaaaccacaaaggaggaattcccaaGTGTGCATTACTTTGGGCTCTTGTTAATTCTATTATTTTACATATTcgtttaataaaaaataagttttcttAGAATATCAGAACTACTTTGTTGCTGTGTTGGAGCTATGGTTTTCAGTCACATGGCATGTTTCTCATATCCATGAATCAATAGTGTAGATTTGTACATTTGGTCCATATAAGTTGACTGATTTGACCATAAGACCATTTAAGAtagtgcattttttttgggggagggggtgttcAATTTTAGCACCCAGCCCATGTTCAGGAGATAGATAATATTTTTAGTATAAAGGAGTGTGCAAGTGTCTTATTTTGATTATACAGTGAAGGTCAGGATCCACCGTCTTTGCTTCATGATTGTCCTTGGGACTGGCTTAttatttgcttttattttaaggGATCTATGGACATATCagaaatcctatttttttcctAGATTTTCCATGAGTTTGAGACTTGGAGGGCTTACAAGCATAAGAAATCTCCCATAACCTAGTCCTTAAACAGGTTTCTGGTTTCAATGTGATGAATTGATGTATTTGCTGACACacgattttttcttcttttatttttttccccttcttaaTTCAGTCAAATCAGAAGAGTGTTAATTCAGCACCCTCGGGGGAGTGGTGCAATGGGTCTATGGGTGTTTTTCCTCCTACATCATCTGTACCACAATTGGAAGCTGTAGGAGAAATCTGCAAAGGTATACTTCATCTATGGATTTTGATTGTATAGCTTATATTTGCAATTTTTTCTACAGAACTGGAAAATGATATCTAATTGTCCTGCTTGAAATATAACTTGGCAATCTAATAGGAATGCATGAAGGAGGATTGCAAACATCTGATGCTGATAGCTTTGGACCTTCCCATTGTTCCAAAGAGAAGGACATTTCTGAACATTTGAATTCTCGAACTGCCAACTACAGTGGGATGTGTAGTCATAAAAATGCCCAGATGTCTCCTAAGGTGTAATTTTTCATTGGTATTcttttagaatgatttggatgTTTTTTGTGCAGAGTTACCttctaatattatttttttttcctctctatACTGGAAACTTTATTGTATTTTGCATTGGCAGGCTTCAGGTGCAACTGTGAACATGGTTCTCAATGACCCTTCCATGAATGGAGCTAAAGAAGGCTATGGGTGCTCTGCTTATGGTCAGCAAGAGATAACAATCAAATCGCGTTTTGGCTCTCAACGTGATTTGGCTAGTTTTAACGCTCAAAAGTTTGAGTCTCAGAGGCCTGCAGTGGCAAGAAACTCGGATAAGAATTCACAGGATTCCACCACAAATGGTGGGGCAGGCAATTCACCACAAATTCAGTATAGAAACTTAACTTCTAGTATGTTTTCTACAGAGAAGGGCCTTCGCTCCAATGAGACTTCCATAAAAGCACCTCTTTTTAAGTTGTATGTCAGTTCTGAAGAAGGAATTAATCTTTTCGTTGATTTAAATTCAAGTCCATCAGAGTGGGTTGAGGGCTTCACAAATGAGGTCGGTATCTCCCAGAAACTTACAAGCTTGGAAGTGGgtgaagaaaaaatgaaaatctcaTCACTTTGGAGTGAAGAGTCAGGATTGAAAACCAAAGGTGACCCCGGATGTCCCAGATCCTCCCCTAGTTCAGCTGCAACAAATGACCACTCTCTGCAGGTTCCTCATTACTCAGATATAACTGGAGAATCACTAAGGTCATGTGCAACAATACCATGCAGAACTCCTATAGAAATATCAGGGATTTCAGAGAATGATGATCCAGTACTTTCATCCTTATCCAGACCTCATTCTGATGTACAAATGCAGATGGTTTCTGGTACAGAAACCTGTTTTGGAGAAGGGGAAATGACATGTCTTGATTTAGAGGTCCTTGATACTTCCCAGACAAAATCTGCCTCTAACTCTGTTTTGGATATGAAGTTGGATGGACCAAAATGCCCTGATTCTATGAAGCATCAAAATTCAATGTTTAGTAGCATTTCAACTGAAAATTCTGCAAGACACAGCTCAGGGACTTATAATGTTTTCCCAGAAAGGGGTCTTCCAGTATCTAGCAAAATCTGTGAGGTTTCAGTCCCCTCCAATACTGCCAGTTTTGAAAATCCTAGTGAGGTCTGTCCTGGATTCTCACCAAGTATTTCTATGGAGATGCAGTTGTCAGAAGTTAGAAGTCAATGCAAGAATGTGATGAATTCCTCTTTCCAGAACTGTGGTCTAGTTAATTTCGATGATCTGATGCACAGCACACAAATTGAAAATGGAGAATCTGCAAATTGTGAGCATGATCAGAACACCTGTAGGAACCCTCCAACTGCATATACTGAAACATGGGTAttacctttctttccttttcttgccaACATATTGTAACTTTGAAAACTACAACCTAAAATTTATTTGGCATTGTGGGGATGCTATTTCCTGTACCATCTCATAATGTTGGATAGTTTCACTCTATGAGTCTGGATTGTTTGAATTTATAACTAGACTAGTATTCTGGTTTTTTGTCAAGTCTAGgaggacatatgttcattacaTCGACATTTTCATTCTAAAGTTATTATGACATCATTATAAAATGCTGTTATTGGAAGTTCCCATCTATCCAACCAATCTCATATGTACAGCACATGGCAATTCACCAGTTGCACAACCAAAGGATTCAGACTCCTGTTACATTATTATATCATTTTATACTTTGAAATTTCTCCTTGCTATGGGAACAGGGTTAGGAgtggttttttattatttttttttggttaaattttttttaatcaaaaaggTTAGGATTGGTTGTTGCATGTTTTTAATGGTTTTAAGAAgcatggattagggtttgaagtTAAGGACCTAGtaatcaatggaagaagcaatGGTTAATCTCAAAAGCGAAATATTATATTAATTGTTGAAAGTATATGTAAAGATGGATAAAACTTAAGTAGAAAATGAATTTTAATTACTAGCAATCAAATTTCCTCTGTGAAATCATCAAGGTCTAACAAATTCTTAGTAGCCACATAATTGAAGAGAAGTAGGACAGCCAAATTCTCATTAAACATAATGAATAAAAAAGGATTACAGTGATACATATGCTTGGATGCCCCCAAATTGTAAGTTGTAACTCAATTAGGACTTCAATTATGATAAGTTAAAAAGTCAAAACTATTCCTACTTAGTACTTACTAATTCTAAACTAAAGTAACTTGGACCAAACTGAAGCAACTAAcccaaatagaaaataaaaagaaccaGGCCAGAGCTAAAT
The sequence above is a segment of the Telopea speciosissima isolate NSW1024214 ecotype Mountain lineage chromosome 7, Tspe_v1, whole genome shotgun sequence genome. Coding sequences within it:
- the LOC122669448 gene encoding uncharacterized protein LOC122669448, which codes for MGNQEDEEFFRNLSRKELQGLCKKHGLSAKMTNSQLAHLLVSYYRSNQKSVNSAPSGEWCNGSMGVFPPTSSVPQLEAVGEICKGMHEGGLQTSDADSFGPSHCSKEKDISEHLNSRTANYSGMCSHKNAQMSPKASGATVNMVLNDPSMNGAKEGYGCSAYGQQEITIKSRFGSQRDLASFNAQKFESQRPAVARNSDKNSQDSTTNGGAGNSPQIQYRNLTSSMFSTEKGLRSNETSIKAPLFKLYVSSEEGINLFVDLNSSPSEWVEGFTNEVGISQKLTSLEVGEEKMKISSLWSEESGLKTKGDPGCPRSSPSSAATNDHSLQVPHYSDITGESLRSCATIPCRTPIEISGISENDDPVLSSLSRPHSDVQMQMVSGTETCFGEGEMTCLDLEVLDTSQTKSASNSVLDMKLDGPKCPDSMKHQNSMFSSISTENSARHSSGTYNVFPERGLPVSSKICEVSVPSNTASFENPSEVCPGFSPSISMEMQLSEVRSQCKNVMNSSFQNCGLVNFDDLMHSTQIENGESANCEHDQNTCRNPPTAYTETWERSSTINDRESSECSQIDNSSEKTCKRSHGNEYCDGRQSKRLHTNCVDQNGCSKPTGKNIKSSTHTEREVPSPRRSLRLVSK